One part of the Coffea eugenioides isolate CCC68of chromosome 10, Ceug_1.0, whole genome shotgun sequence genome encodes these proteins:
- the LOC113748752 gene encoding aldehyde oxidase GLOX1, which translates to MTRTQLIRSSPPCHRLVLLLVLLLHPCHRKLAEAATTGGQWALLQSSIGITSMHMQLLNNDKVVIYDRTDFGPSNISLASGKCRYDPQEQVLKVDCTAHSVEYDVATNSFRPLTVLTDVWCSSGSLMPDGTFVQTGGFNDGDHVVRLYKPCSSGSNCDWQEINNGLIQRRWYATNHILPDSSQIIIGGRRQFNYEFYPKTAATNQVFNLRFLVQTNDPVVENNLYPFVFLNVDGNLFIFANNRAILLNYKKNIVVKNYPQLPDGNPRCYPSTGSAVLLPLRNLQGPAIQAEVLVCGGAPKGAYASAQKGNFMGALNTCGRISINDPNPQWVMETMPLARVMGDMLLLPNGHVVMINGASAGTAGWEYGRNPVLSPVIYRPNKTIGSRFEVQNPSTIPRMYHSTAILLRDGRVLVGGSNPHMLYNFTGVLYPTELSLEAFSPSYLDPGVADLRPRIISPASQSQIGYGQQLVIRFSVSGQLKGNLVTVTMAAPSFNTHSFSMNQRLLVLGGDNVKIAGNSTYQTAAVLTPSTSSLAPSGFYLLFVVHQDIPSQGIWVHLQ; encoded by the coding sequence ATGACTCGAActcaactgatacgttcctctcCCCCCTGCCACCGCCTGGTTCTACTACTAGTGCTACTTCTGCACCCATGTCACCGGAAACTTGCGGAGGCCGCCACCACCGGAGGCCAGTGGGCTCTACTCCAATCAAGCATTGGTATCACATCCATGCACATGCAACTCCTCAACAATGACAAAGTGGTCATTTATGACAGGACAGATTTTGGCCCCTCCAATATTTCGCTGGCCAGTGGCAAATGCAGGTATGACCCCCAAGAGCAAGTCCTGAAAGTTGACTGCACTGCGCATTCTGTTGAATACGACGTCGCTACAAACTCCTTTCGCCCCCTCACAGTCCTCACTGATGTCTGGTGCTCCTCCGGCTCCCTCATGCCCGACGGCACTTTCGTCCAGACCGGCGGCTTCAATGATGGGGACCACGTGGTTCGACTTTACAAGCCATGCAGTTCTGGTAGCAACTGTGACTGGCAAGAAATTAATAACGGGCTAATACAAAGGAGATGGTATGCTACAAATCATATTTTACCCGACTCCAGCCAGATCATCATCGGTGGCCGCCGCCAGTTCAACTATGAGTTTTATCCCAAGACAGCGGCAACTAACCAAGTCTTTAATCTGCGGTTTCTCGTCCAGACCAATGATCCTGTGGTAGAGAACAACCTGTATCCATTTGTCTTCCTAAATGTGGAtggaaatttgttcattttCGCGAACAATCGAGCTATTTTGCTGAACTATAAGAAAAATATCGTGGTGAAAAACTACCCACAGCTGCCTGATGGTAATCCTAGGTGCTATCCCAGTACGGGTTCTGCTGTTCTTCTACCGCTGAGGAACCTTCAGGGGCCGGCCATTCAAGCTGAAGTTTTGGTGTGCGGCGGCGCGCCGAAGGGTGCGTACGCTAGCGCACAAAAGGGTAACTTCATGGGTGCATTGAATACTTGCGGTAGGATTAGCATAAACGATCCAAACCCACAATGGGTGATGGAGACCATGCCGTTGGCTAGGGTCATGGGTGATATGTTGTTACTACCAAATGGCCACGTTGTGATGATTAATGGGGCATCAGCTGGGACTGCTGGTTGGGAATACGGTCGTAACCCGGTTCTCAGCCCGGTTATTTATCGACCCAACAAGACAATTGGGTCAAGATTCGAGGTACaaaatccgtccaccattccgAGGATGTATCACTCTACCGCAATTTTGCTTCGTGATGGTCGGGTACTCGTTGGTGGTAGCAACCCGCACATGTTGTACAATTTTACCGGAGTACTTTACCCTACTGAATTAAGCTTAGAAGCCTTTTCACCCTCGTATCTGGATCCCGGAGTTGCCGACTTGCGCCCACGGATCATCTCACCCGCGTCGCAATCTCAAATCGGGTATGGGCAACAGTTGGTGATCCGGTTCTCCGTTTCAGGGCAGCTAAAGGGGAATTTGGTCACGGTGACAATGGCTGCACCCTCTTTTAACACACATTCGTTCTCTATGAATCAGAGGCTTTTGGTGCTTggtggtgacaatgtgaaaATCGCTGGGAATTCAACTTATCAAACGGCGGCTGTTTTGACACCTAGCACCAGCAGCCTTGCACCATCCGGGTTCTATCTTCTCTTTGTGGTGCACCAAGATATTCCGAGCCAAGGCATTTGGGTCCATCTCCAGTAA